In a single window of the Danio rerio strain Tuebingen ecotype United States chromosome 20, GRCz12tu, whole genome shotgun sequence genome:
- the cyp46a1.1 gene encoding cytochrome P450 46A1.1 (The RefSeq protein has 9 substitutions compared to this genomic sequence), with protein MISEWVLYIVFFLLAAVFTAFLGYCLYIHHLHQKYDHIPGPPRDSFLLGHSSSLTKAVYSDNNLIHDLFLHWAEKYGPVYRINTLHYVTIMVYCPEATKTIMMSPKYIKDPFVYKQLFNLFGKRFLGNGLITAVDHDMWYRQRRIMDPAFSSTYLRSLISTFDEMSERLMDKLEEMANNKTPAVMHDLVNCVTLDVICKVAFGVDLNLLNQKDSPFQNAVELCLKGMILDVRDPFFRLFPKNWKLIQQVREATELLRKTGEKWIQNRKTAVKNGEDVPKDILTQILKSAEEENVNNTQDLEQMLDNFVTFFIAGQETTANQLSFAIMALGRNPEIYKRAKAEVDEVLGTKREISNEDLGKLTYLSQVLKETLRLYPTAPGTNRWLHEDIVINGIKVPRGCSVMFSSYVSQRLEKFFKDPLKFDPERFDVNAPKPYYCYYPFSLGPRTCLGQVFAQMEAKLVLAKLLQRFEFSLVPGQSFDIKDNGTLRPKSGVICNIKQCS; from the exons ATGATCTTCGAATGGGTCTTATATATCGTTTTTTCCCTGCTCGCTGCTGTTTTTACTGCATTTCTTGGGTATTGTCTGTAcattcatcatcttcatcagaaatatgatcatatacCAGGACCTCCAAGAGACAG TTTTCTGCTTGGACATTCGTCATCTCTTACTAAAGCAGTTTATTCCGACAACAACCTTATACATGACTTATTTCTTTACTG GGCAGAAAAATATGGCCCTGTTTACAGGATTAACACTTTGCATTATGTCACAATAATGGTTTACTGCCCTGAGGCTACGAAG acGATCATGATGTCACCTAAGTATATCAAGGATCCATTTGTCTACAAACAACTATTTAACTTGTTTGGGAAAAG GTTTTTGGGAAATGGGCTCATTACAGCTGTGGACCATGACATGTGGTACAGGCAGCGTCGCATCATGGATCCAGCCTTCAGCAGCAC ATACTTACGAAGCTTGATAAGCACTTTTGACGAGATGTCAGAACGCCTGATGGACAAGCTGGAGGAAATTGCCAACAACAAAACCCCTGCCGTCATGCACGACCTGGTCAACTGTGTTACACTTGATGTCATTTGCAAG GTGGCTTTTGGTGttgatttaaatttattaaatcaaaagGATAGTCCTTTCCAGAATGCAGTAGAGCTGTGTTTAAAGGGCATGATCTTGGATGTCAGGGACCCATTTTTTAGG CTTTTTCCCAAAAATTGGAAGCTTATACAGCAAGTTAGAGAAGCAACTGAACTCTTACGTAAAACGGGagagaaatggatacaaaacAGGAAGACAGCAGTGAAAAATGGAGAGGACGTCCCCAAAGACATTCTCACACAAATCCTCAAATCAGCAG AGGAGGAAAATGTTAATAACACACAAGATCTTGAGCAGATGTTGGACAATTTTGTGACGTTCTTCATTGCTG GCCAAgagacaacagccaatcagctcTCATTTGCAATCATGGCATTAGGGAGAAATCCAGAGATCTATAAACG AGCTAAAGCAGAGGTGGATGAAGTCCTTGGAACCAAAAGGGAAATTTCAAATGAAGACCTTGGAAAATTGACTTACTTGTCTCAG GTGTTGAAGGAAACCCTGCGTCTGTACTCCACTGCGCCAGGAACCAATCGCTGGCTTCATGAGGACATGATCATAAACGGCATTAAAATCCCTGGAGGCTGTTCTGTTATG TTCAGCTCGTATGTCTCCCAAAGACTGGAAAAGTTTTTCAAAGATCCGTTGAAGTTTGATCCAGAGAGGTTCGATGTGAATGCCCCAAA GCCTTATTACTGCTACTACCCATTTTCACTTGGTCCACGAACCTGTCTTGGCCAGGTCTTCGCACAG ATGGAGGCAAAACTAGTGCTTGCCAAACTGCTCCAGAGATTTGAGTTCAGTCTGGTCCCTGGACAGTCTTTCGATATTAAAGACAACGGAACTCTACGGCCCAAGAGTGGAGTGATCTGCAACATCAAGCAGTGCTCATAG